The proteins below are encoded in one region of Equus przewalskii isolate Varuska chromosome 1, EquPr2, whole genome shotgun sequence:
- the RASGRP1 gene encoding RAS guanyl-releasing protein 1 isoform X5: MFKMDASLTNAMEEFQELVKANGEELHCRLIDTTQINARDWSRKLTQRIKSNTSKKRKVSLLFDHLEPEELSEHLTYLEFKSFRRISFSDYQNYLVNSCVKENPTMERSIALCNGISQWVQLMVLSRPTPQLRAEVFIKFIQVAQKLHQLQNFNTLMAVIGGLSHSSISRLKETSSHIPHEINKVLGEMTELLSSYRNYDNYRRAYGECTHFKIPILGVHLKDLISLYEALPDYLEDGKVNVPKLLTLYNHINELIQLQEVPPPLEANKDLVHLLTLSLDLYYTEDEIYELSYAREPRTHKAPPLTPSKPPVVVDWASGVSPKPDPKTISKHVQRMVDSVFKNYDHDQDGYISQEEFEKIAASFPFSFCVMDKDREGLISRDEITAYFMRASSIYSKLGLGFPHNFQETTYLKPTFCDNCAGFLWGVIKQGYRCKDCGMNCHRQCKDLVVFECKKRAKSPAAPTENSTSAGPTSNLCSLGAKDMLHAPEEGPFTFPNGEAVEHSEESKDRTIMLMGVSSQKISVRLKRTVAHKATQTEPLPWLGSEGPSGPFVLSSSRKTAQDTLYVLPSPTSPCPSPVLVRKRAFVKWENKESLIKSKEELRRLRLPTYQELEQEINTLKADNDALKIQLKCAQKKIETLQLARSNHVLAQMEQGDCS, encoded by the exons ATGTTTAAAATGGATGCCAGCTTGACAAATGCTATGGAGGAGTTTCAGGAGCTGGTGAAAGCTAACGGCGAAGAGTTGCACTGCCGCCTGATTGACACAACTCAAAT CAATGCTCGTGACTGGTCCAGGAAACTTACTCAAAGGATAAAATCAAACACCAGCAAGAAACGGAAAGTCTCTCTGCTCTTTGACCATCTGGAACCAGAAGAGCTCTCTGAGCACCTCACCTACCTTGAGTTCAAGTCCTTCCGGAGGATATCG TTCTCTGATTACCAGAATTACCTTGTGAATAGCTGTGTGAAGGAGAACCCCACCATGGAGCGGTCCATTGCCCTGTGTAATGGCATCTCCCAGTGGGTACAACTGATGGTTCTCAGCCGCCCCACCCCACAGCTCCGAGCGGAAGTCTTTATCAAGTTCATCCAGGTGGCTCAG AAGCTCCACCAACTACAGAACTTCAATACATTGATGGCTGTGATAGGAGGGCTAAGCCACAGCTCGATCTCCAGGCTCAAGGAGACAAGTTCCCACATCCCACACGAAATCAATAAG GTTCTGGGTGAGATGACGGAGCTGCTGTCCTCCTATAGAAACTACGACAACTACCGGCGAGCCTATGGGGAGTGCACCCACTTTAAGATCCCCATCCTGGGGGTGCACCTCAAGGACCTCATCTCCCTGTACGAAGCCCTGCCTGACTACCTGGAGGATGGGAAGGTGAATGTACCCAAGCTGCTGACCCTTTACAATCATATCAACGAACTGATCCAGCTGCAAGAGGTACCCCCGCCCCTGGAGGCCAACAAGGACTTGGTGCATCTGCTGACG TTATCCTTAGATCTCTACTACACCGAAGATGAAATCTACGAGCTGTCCTATGCCCGGGAACCAAGGACCCACAAAGCCCCA ccACTAACACCTTCAAAGCCACCAGTAGTAGTGGACTGGGCCTCTGGAGTGTCTCCCAAACCTGACCCAAAGACTATAAGCAAACATGTGCAGAGGATGGTGGAT TCTGTCTTCAAGAACTATGATCATGACCAGGATGGATACATTTCTcaggaagagtttgaaaagattGCTGCgagttttccattttccttctgtgtgaTGGACAAAGACAG ggaaggcctcatCAGCAGAGACGAGATCACAGCCTACTTCATGAGGGCCAGCTCAATCTACTCCAAGCTGGGCCTGGGCTTCCCTCACAACTTCCAAGAGACAACCTACCTGAAGCCCACTTTCTGTGACAACTGTGCTGGATTT CTCTGGGGAGTAATCAAACAAGGATATCGGTGTAAAG ACTGCGGGATGAACTGCCACAGACAATGCAAAGATCTGGTTGTGTTCGAGTGCAAGAAGCGAGCCAAGAGCCCAGCAGCTCCCACAGAGAACAGCACCTCTGCGGGGCCCACGTCCAACCTTTGCTCACTGGGAGCCAAAGATATGCTCCACG CACCTGAGGAAGGACCTTTCACATTCCCTAATGGGGAGGCTGTGGAACACAGTGAAGAAAGTAAGGATCGGACCATCATGCTCATGGGAGTGTCCTCACAGAAGATTTCCGTTCGGCTAAAGAGGACTGTCGCCCACAAGGCCACCCAGACCGAACCACTGCCTTGGCTTGGCAGCGAGGGCCCTTCTGGTCCCTTTGTGCTGTCTTCCTCAAGGAAGACAGCCCAGGATACTCTCTATGTGCTTCCCAGTCCCACATCTCCGTGCCCCAGCCCAGTCTTGGTCAGGAAGCGGGCTTTTGTCAAGTGGGAGAATAAAGAATCTCTCATAAAATCAAAAGAGGAGCTCCGCCGCCTCAGACTCCCAACCTACCAAGAGCTGGAACAG
- the RASGRP1 gene encoding RAS guanyl-releasing protein 1 isoform X3 produces the protein MMVFQGNSAKGASLDDLINGCIQCFDADGNLCRSNQQLQVMLTMHRILISSAELLQKVITLYKEALAQNSPGLCLKICHFVRYWITEFWTMFKMDASLTNAMEEFQELVKANGEELHCRLIDTTQINARDWSRKLTQRIKSNTSKKRKVSLLFDHLEPEELSEHLTYLEFKSFRRISFSDYQNYLVNSCVKENPTMERSIALCNGISQWVQLMVLSRPTPQLRAEVFIKFIQVAQKLHQLQNFNTLMAVIGGLSHSSISRLKETSSHIPHEINKVLGEMTELLSSYRNYDNYRRAYGECTHFKIPILGVHLKDLISLYEALPDYLEDGKVNVPKLLTLYNHINELIQLQEVPPPLEANKDLVHLLTLSLDLYYTEDEIYELSYAREPRTHKAPPLTPSKPPVVVDWASGVSPKPDPKTISKHVQRMVDSVFKNYDHDQDGYISQEEFEKIAASFPFSFCVMDKDREGLISRDEITAYFMRASSIYSKLGLGFPHNFQETTYLKPTFCDNCAGFLWGVIKQGYRCKDCGMNCHRQCKDLVVFECKKRAKSPAAPTENSTSAGPTSNLCSLGAKDMLHAPEEGPFTFPNGEAVEHSEESKDRTIMLMGVSSQKISVRLKRTVAHKATQTEPLPWLGSEGPSGPFVLSSSRKTAQDTLYVLPSPTSPCPSPVLVRKRAFVKWENKESLIKSKEELRRLRLPTYQELEQEINTLKADNDALKIQLKCAQKKIETLQLARSNHVLAQMEQGDCS, from the exons ATGCAGATGGAAACCTGTGTCGAAGTAACCAGCAGTTGCAAGTCATGCTGACCATGCACCGAATTCTCATTTCCTCTGCCGAACTGCTCCAAAAAGTTATCACCCT CTATAAGGAGGCCTTGGCGCAGAATTCACCAGGGCTCTGCCTGAAGATCTGCCATTTTGTAAG GTATTGGATAACGGAATTCTGGACCATGTTTAAAATGGATGCCAGCTTGACAAATGCTATGGAGGAGTTTCAGGAGCTGGTGAAAGCTAACGGCGAAGAGTTGCACTGCCGCCTGATTGACACAACTCAAAT CAATGCTCGTGACTGGTCCAGGAAACTTACTCAAAGGATAAAATCAAACACCAGCAAGAAACGGAAAGTCTCTCTGCTCTTTGACCATCTGGAACCAGAAGAGCTCTCTGAGCACCTCACCTACCTTGAGTTCAAGTCCTTCCGGAGGATATCG TTCTCTGATTACCAGAATTACCTTGTGAATAGCTGTGTGAAGGAGAACCCCACCATGGAGCGGTCCATTGCCCTGTGTAATGGCATCTCCCAGTGGGTACAACTGATGGTTCTCAGCCGCCCCACCCCACAGCTCCGAGCGGAAGTCTTTATCAAGTTCATCCAGGTGGCTCAG AAGCTCCACCAACTACAGAACTTCAATACATTGATGGCTGTGATAGGAGGGCTAAGCCACAGCTCGATCTCCAGGCTCAAGGAGACAAGTTCCCACATCCCACACGAAATCAATAAG GTTCTGGGTGAGATGACGGAGCTGCTGTCCTCCTATAGAAACTACGACAACTACCGGCGAGCCTATGGGGAGTGCACCCACTTTAAGATCCCCATCCTGGGGGTGCACCTCAAGGACCTCATCTCCCTGTACGAAGCCCTGCCTGACTACCTGGAGGATGGGAAGGTGAATGTACCCAAGCTGCTGACCCTTTACAATCATATCAACGAACTGATCCAGCTGCAAGAGGTACCCCCGCCCCTGGAGGCCAACAAGGACTTGGTGCATCTGCTGACG TTATCCTTAGATCTCTACTACACCGAAGATGAAATCTACGAGCTGTCCTATGCCCGGGAACCAAGGACCCACAAAGCCCCA ccACTAACACCTTCAAAGCCACCAGTAGTAGTGGACTGGGCCTCTGGAGTGTCTCCCAAACCTGACCCAAAGACTATAAGCAAACATGTGCAGAGGATGGTGGAT TCTGTCTTCAAGAACTATGATCATGACCAGGATGGATACATTTCTcaggaagagtttgaaaagattGCTGCgagttttccattttccttctgtgtgaTGGACAAAGACAG ggaaggcctcatCAGCAGAGACGAGATCACAGCCTACTTCATGAGGGCCAGCTCAATCTACTCCAAGCTGGGCCTGGGCTTCCCTCACAACTTCCAAGAGACAACCTACCTGAAGCCCACTTTCTGTGACAACTGTGCTGGATTT CTCTGGGGAGTAATCAAACAAGGATATCGGTGTAAAG ACTGCGGGATGAACTGCCACAGACAATGCAAAGATCTGGTTGTGTTCGAGTGCAAGAAGCGAGCCAAGAGCCCAGCAGCTCCCACAGAGAACAGCACCTCTGCGGGGCCCACGTCCAACCTTTGCTCACTGGGAGCCAAAGATATGCTCCACG CACCTGAGGAAGGACCTTTCACATTCCCTAATGGGGAGGCTGTGGAACACAGTGAAGAAAGTAAGGATCGGACCATCATGCTCATGGGAGTGTCCTCACAGAAGATTTCCGTTCGGCTAAAGAGGACTGTCGCCCACAAGGCCACCCAGACCGAACCACTGCCTTGGCTTGGCAGCGAGGGCCCTTCTGGTCCCTTTGTGCTGTCTTCCTCAAGGAAGACAGCCCAGGATACTCTCTATGTGCTTCCCAGTCCCACATCTCCGTGCCCCAGCCCAGTCTTGGTCAGGAAGCGGGCTTTTGTCAAGTGGGAGAATAAAGAATCTCTCATAAAATCAAAAGAGGAGCTCCGCCGCCTCAGACTCCCAACCTACCAAGAGCTGGAACAG